In one window of Opitutus sp. GAS368 DNA:
- a CDS encoding S41 family peptidase, translated as MLKRFLLIATAVFAGYGLAQIAARSGAPSWWPDRDRDRNVKYFREVLQLVKENYVGDASASYDDLTRAALDGLLSQLDPHSQFLRADAYQETEEEMTNAFGGVGIQVEMRDNQIVIITPIAGTPAEHAGLRRGDRLLKIDGKSIENPTIEKTVKLVRGEPDTLVTVTIFRPSTKQTLDFPLLRARIRLESVRNATMLPGGLGYLQITQFSERTGKEFQAALVGLEKQGLRGLVIDLRNNPGGLVDAAIDVCNEFFEKGELIVYTQGRTPESRENFNADGGHASRRYPMAILVNGGTASAAEIVSGAMKDTKRAVIVGEKSFGKGSVQSVIALQNGEGLKLTTARYYTPSGITIHEKGIQPQVEVEVSADDESKIRLQQSRPDLTAPAEFNERFGFTRIEDAQLNAATEVLTGVLAARGQ; from the coding sequence ATGCTTAAACGCTTCCTGCTCATCGCCACCGCCGTCTTTGCCGGCTACGGGCTCGCCCAGATCGCGGCCCGCAGCGGCGCGCCCAGCTGGTGGCCGGACCGCGACCGCGACCGCAACGTGAAGTATTTCCGCGAGGTGCTGCAGCTGGTGAAGGAAAACTACGTGGGCGACGCCTCCGCCAGCTACGACGACCTTACCCGCGCGGCCCTCGACGGCCTGCTGAGCCAGCTCGACCCGCATTCCCAGTTTCTGCGGGCCGATGCCTACCAGGAGACCGAGGAGGAGATGACCAACGCCTTCGGCGGCGTCGGCATCCAGGTGGAGATGCGCGACAACCAGATCGTCATCATCACGCCCATCGCCGGCACCCCGGCCGAGCACGCCGGCCTCCGGCGCGGCGACCGCCTGCTGAAGATCGACGGCAAGTCCATCGAGAATCCCACCATCGAAAAGACGGTGAAGCTCGTGCGCGGCGAGCCGGACACGCTCGTGACGGTCACGATCTTCCGGCCGTCCACGAAGCAGACGCTCGACTTTCCGCTCCTGCGCGCTCGCATCCGCCTCGAGAGCGTGCGCAACGCGACCATGCTGCCCGGCGGCCTCGGCTACCTGCAGATCACGCAGTTCAGCGAGCGCACCGGCAAGGAATTCCAGGCGGCGCTGGTGGGCCTGGAGAAGCAGGGCCTGCGCGGGCTGGTGATCGACCTGCGCAACAACCCGGGCGGCCTGGTCGACGCGGCCATCGACGTCTGCAACGAGTTTTTCGAGAAGGGCGAGCTCATCGTCTACACGCAGGGCCGCACTCCGGAGTCGCGCGAGAACTTCAACGCGGACGGCGGCCACGCGTCGCGCAGGTATCCGATGGCCATCCTGGTCAATGGCGGCACGGCCAGCGCGGCCGAGATCGTCTCGGGGGCCATGAAGGACACGAAGCGGGCCGTCATCGTCGGCGAGAAGAGCTTCGGCAAGGGGTCCGTCCAGAGTGTCATCGCACTGCAGAACGGCGAGGGCCTGAAGCTCACCACCGCGCGCTACTACACGCCCAGCGGCATCACCATCCACGAGAAGGGCATCCAGCCGCAGGTCGAGGTGGAGGTCTCGGCGGACGACGAGAGCAAGATCCGCCTGCAGCAGTCGCGGCCGGACCTCACGGCGCCGGCGGAATTCAACGAGCGTTTCGGCTTCACGCGGATCGAGGACGCCCAGCTCAACGCCGCCACCGAGGTCCTGACGGGCGTGCTGGCCGCGAGAGGGCAATGA
- a CDS encoding SAM-dependent methyltransferase yields MASSSDFFEIFATEPGVAAGVPFARYMELAMYHPAAGYYTRDFKRVGRDEKADFFTATTFSPVFGELVVAAAAKLLAPAKAADYTFVEVAAEPGAGILRDLPHPFAGYQTISYGQPFVFPAQSVVFSNELFDAQPFHRVVWREGRWRELGVALHGRHLREVELPEFSPALAAYADRLPKTADENYHIDLPIGTVPILERLVGPKWSGLFLAFDYGKFWAELAEHAPAGTLRTYHRQKMGSDLYARPGKQDITGHVCWDWLEDGLVRSGFGETRVDSQESFFMNQASEALAAITKAEASSFSPRKRMVMQLLHPANMGQKFQALHALRK; encoded by the coding sequence ATGGCTTCCTCGTCCGACTTTTTTGAAATCTTCGCCACCGAGCCCGGGGTGGCGGCCGGGGTGCCTTTTGCCCGCTACATGGAGCTGGCGATGTATCACCCGGCGGCGGGCTACTACACGCGGGACTTCAAGCGCGTCGGGCGGGACGAAAAGGCGGATTTTTTCACCGCCACGACGTTCAGCCCGGTCTTCGGCGAGCTGGTGGTCGCCGCCGCCGCCAAGCTGCTCGCGCCGGCGAAAGCCGCCGACTACACCTTCGTCGAGGTCGCCGCCGAGCCCGGCGCCGGCATCCTGCGCGACCTGCCGCACCCCTTTGCGGGCTACCAGACCATCTCCTACGGCCAGCCGTTCGTTTTCCCGGCCCAGAGCGTGGTTTTCTCCAACGAGCTGTTCGATGCCCAACCCTTCCACCGCGTGGTCTGGCGCGAGGGCCGCTGGCGCGAGCTCGGCGTGGCGCTGCACGGCCGCCACCTGCGCGAGGTGGAACTGCCGGAGTTCTCGCCCGCGCTGGCCGCCTACGCCGACCGGTTGCCAAAGACGGCGGATGAAAACTACCACATTGACCTGCCCATCGGGACGGTGCCGATCCTGGAGCGCCTCGTCGGGCCGAAGTGGTCCGGCCTGTTCCTCGCCTTCGACTACGGCAAGTTCTGGGCCGAACTCGCCGAACATGCGCCCGCCGGCACCTTGCGCACCTATCACCGCCAGAAAATGGGCTCCGACCTCTACGCCCGGCCGGGCAAGCAGGACATCACCGGCCACGTCTGCTGGGATTGGCTGGAGGATGGCCTTGTCCGGTCCGGCTTTGGCGAGACCCGGGTCGACTCCCAGGAGAGTTTCTTCATGAATCAGGCCAGCGAAGCGCTCGCGGCCATCACGAAGGCCGAGGCCAGCAGTTTCAGCCCGCGGAAAAGGATGGTCATGCAGCTGCTCCATCCCGCCAACATGGGACAGAAGTTTCAGGCCCTGCACGCTTTACGCAAGTAA
- the rpmB gene encoding 50S ribosomal protein L28 gives MARICAITGKRPTKGKIINRKGQSKKSGGIGTHVTSMTTRLFRPNLQWIKVKLPNGGTKRMWVSVKAIKAGLVQKA, from the coding sequence ATGGCACGAATTTGCGCTATCACCGGTAAACGCCCGACCAAGGGCAAGATCATCAACCGCAAGGGTCAGTCCAAGAAGAGCGGCGGCATCGGCACGCACGTCACCAGCATGACGACCCGCCTCTTCCGCCCGAACCTGCAGTGGATCAAGGTCAAGCTCCCCAACGGCGGCACCAAGCGCATGTGGGTCTCGGTCAAGGCCATCAAGGCCGGCCTCGTGCAGAAGGCCTGA
- a CDS encoding GNAT family N-acetyltransferase, with product MFESVTVTHNVAAHRYEAVVDGHRSICEYELADGKMVFTHTLVPPELRGRGIAEKLVRTALAEARAAGRKVVPQCSYVARFIERHKEFADLL from the coding sequence ATGTTCGAATCAGTCACCGTGACGCACAACGTCGCCGCCCACCGCTACGAGGCGGTGGTGGACGGTCACCGATCCATCTGCGAATACGAGCTGGCCGATGGGAAAATGGTCTTCACCCACACCCTCGTGCCGCCGGAGCTGCGCGGCCGGGGCATCGCGGAGAAACTCGTGCGGACGGCGCTGGCGGAGGCGCGGGCGGCGGGGCGGAAGGTTGTTCCGCAGTGTTCCTACGTGGCGCGGTTCATCGAGCGGCACAAAGAGTTCGCGGATCTGTTATAG
- the murJ gene encoding murein biosynthesis integral membrane protein MurJ yields the protein MSQNLKNISVVATATVLSRVLGLVREICIAAVFGTGALASAYASAFTLPNVFRRLLGEGALTAAFVPTMAHELEQKHRAAAFELVSKVASWLFVVTTGLVVLAMLVMANAPAVARLTGGGGLEPATVERLLLGADLAVILFPYMVFVCLAAAFSAACQVLGRFSEPALSPVWLNLAVIGALALGAWWALGDAVRMNWLCAGVLVGGFLQMAVPAGVLWAEGWRPRFDLSPDDRLREIVRLMAPTVIGSAIYLVNISVSRFIGLSLNDSAVQVLNLSTRVMELPIGVFAAAIATVVFPLIARHAAKQDWTALAADYHKGLRLVMIINVPAAVGLALLSEPITRLLFQRGHFTAADTALMTPILAVYALGLPFLSFTTMALRGFYALRDTATPVRAAVLSFVVNIVLSVVLMHWFSTAGLAAASNLAVLAQAWFLQTRLTRRMGGLAFAPVVPSLGKIAMASALMGGVVWGGAKLAARLPLTGKAQDLVIVAGLIPAACAVYGALLWALKIEGREELGALWGKIRAKLQGGITASRLRTK from the coding sequence GTGTCGCAGAACCTGAAAAACATCAGCGTGGTTGCCACGGCGACCGTGTTATCGCGCGTGCTCGGGCTGGTGCGGGAAATCTGCATCGCCGCCGTGTTCGGCACCGGGGCGCTGGCTTCGGCTTACGCCTCCGCTTTCACGCTGCCCAACGTGTTCCGCCGGCTGCTGGGTGAAGGGGCGCTCACCGCGGCCTTCGTGCCCACGATGGCGCACGAGTTGGAACAAAAGCACCGGGCCGCCGCCTTCGAGCTGGTGAGCAAGGTGGCGAGCTGGTTGTTCGTGGTGACGACCGGCCTCGTGGTGCTAGCGATGCTGGTCATGGCCAACGCTCCCGCCGTGGCGCGACTCACTGGCGGGGGTGGCCTGGAACCGGCGACGGTCGAGCGCCTGCTGCTGGGCGCGGACCTGGCCGTGATCCTATTTCCCTACATGGTCTTTGTCTGTCTGGCGGCGGCCTTCAGCGCGGCCTGCCAGGTCCTCGGGCGCTTCAGCGAGCCGGCGCTCTCGCCCGTCTGGCTGAACCTCGCCGTCATCGGGGCCCTCGCGCTGGGGGCCTGGTGGGCGCTGGGCGATGCGGTGCGGATGAACTGGCTGTGCGCCGGCGTGCTGGTCGGCGGTTTCCTGCAGATGGCGGTGCCCGCGGGCGTGCTGTGGGCCGAGGGCTGGCGGCCGCGTTTCGATCTTTCGCCGGACGATCGTCTGCGCGAGATCGTGCGGCTGATGGCGCCGACCGTCATCGGCTCGGCGATCTACCTCGTCAACATCTCGGTCTCCCGGTTCATCGGCCTGTCGCTCAACGACAGTGCCGTGCAGGTGCTGAACCTCTCCACCCGGGTGATGGAGCTGCCGATCGGCGTGTTCGCCGCGGCGATCGCCACGGTGGTCTTTCCGCTGATCGCCCGGCACGCCGCCAAGCAGGACTGGACGGCCCTGGCGGCGGATTATCACAAGGGCCTGCGGCTGGTGATGATCATCAACGTGCCCGCCGCCGTCGGCCTGGCGCTGCTCAGTGAGCCGATTACGCGGCTGCTGTTCCAGCGCGGGCACTTCACCGCCGCCGACACGGCGTTGATGACGCCCATCCTCGCGGTCTATGCGCTCGGGCTGCCGTTCCTGTCGTTCACCACGATGGCGCTGCGGGGTTTCTACGCGTTGAGGGACACCGCCACGCCGGTGCGCGCCGCGGTGCTGAGTTTTGTGGTGAACATCGTCCTGAGCGTGGTGCTGATGCACTGGTTTTCCACCGCGGGCCTGGCGGCGGCGAGCAACCTCGCCGTGCTGGCGCAGGCTTGGTTCCTGCAGACGCGGCTGACCCGGCGGATGGGCGGGCTCGCCTTCGCTCCGGTGGTGCCGAGCCTGGGCAAGATTGCCATGGCCAGCGCGCTGATGGGCGGAGTGGTGTGGGGCGGCGCAAAGCTGGCGGCGCGGCTGCCGCTGACGGGCAAGGCGCAGGATCTCGTGATCGTGGCCGGCCTGATCCCGGCGGCCTGCGCCGTGTATGGCGCGCTGCTGTGGGCGCTGAAGATCGAGGGTCGCGAGGAGCTGGGTGCGCTGTGGGGGAAGATCCGGGCGAAGCTGCAGGGCGGGATCACCGCATCCCGCCTTCGCACGAAATGA
- a CDS encoding zinc ribbon domain-containing protein, which yields MPTYEYVCTKCGHEMEAFQSMKDAPLKQCPACKKPALKRQVGGGAGLIFKGSGFYITDYKKKSGTPDPKPAAKSPETKSAAAPVAK from the coding sequence ATGCCCACCTACGAATACGTCTGCACCAAATGCGGCCACGAAATGGAAGCCTTCCAGTCGATGAAGGACGCGCCGCTGAAGCAGTGTCCCGCCTGCAAGAAGCCCGCCCTCAAACGCCAGGTCGGCGGCGGTGCGGGGTTGATTTTCAAGGGCTCCGGCTTTTACATCACCGACTACAAGAAGAAGTCCGGCACACCCGATCCCAAGCCCGCTGCCAAGTCACCTGAAACCAAGTCTGCGGCCGCCCCGGTCGCCAAATAA
- a CDS encoding polyprenyl synthetase family protein: MEFTAQLQAYRQRTEQGLAALVPAATTRPARLHAAMRYSLEAGGKRLRPVLTLAACDLFTGTGEKASQISNLKPQIATADPLPAAVAIECIHTYSLIHDDLPCMDNDDLRRGRPTAHKQFDEATALLAGDALLTLAFQLIGRHYVGATALCAALTREIADAAGSERLIGGQMEDLLAEKKTNATAAELEFIHLNKTAAMLTASLVAGGLCGGATEAQLATLRAAGRHLGLAFQIIDDILDATADTATLGKTAGKDAKAGKTTYVKLHGLEASRRHAHEQSDAAKTALARLPGGAPFLVTLVENMAARSS, from the coding sequence ATGGAATTTACCGCCCAGTTACAGGCCTACCGCCAGCGCACCGAGCAGGGCCTGGCCGCGTTGGTGCCCGCCGCCACCACCCGGCCGGCCCGCCTGCACGCCGCCATGCGCTACAGCCTCGAGGCCGGCGGCAAACGGCTCCGGCCCGTCCTCACCCTCGCCGCCTGCGACCTTTTCACCGGGACCGGCGAAAAGGCATCTCAAATCTCAAATTTGAAACCCCAGATTGCCACCGCCGATCCGCTTCCCGCCGCGGTGGCCATTGAGTGCATCCATACCTACTCGCTCATCCATGACGACCTACCGTGCATGGACAACGACGACCTCCGTCGCGGCCGACCCACCGCGCACAAGCAGTTCGACGAAGCCACCGCCCTGCTCGCCGGCGACGCGCTGCTTACCCTCGCCTTCCAGCTCATCGGCCGGCACTATGTCGGCGCCACCGCCCTCTGTGCCGCCCTCACCCGCGAGATCGCCGACGCCGCCGGCAGCGAACGCCTCATCGGCGGCCAAATGGAGGACCTGCTCGCCGAAAAGAAAACCAACGCCACCGCGGCCGAGCTTGAGTTCATCCATCTCAACAAGACGGCCGCCATGCTCACCGCGTCACTCGTGGCCGGCGGCCTTTGCGGCGGCGCAACGGAGGCGCAACTCGCCACGCTGCGCGCCGCCGGCCGCCACCTTGGCCTGGCGTTCCAGATCATCGACGACATTCTCGACGCCACCGCCGACACGGCGACGCTCGGCAAGACCGCCGGCAAGGACGCCAAGGCCGGCAAGACCACCTACGTGAAGCTCCACGGCCTCGAGGCTTCGCGCCGCCACGCCCACGAGCAGTCCGACGCCGCGAAAACCGCTCTCGCCCGCCTGCCCGGCGGCGCGCCGTTCCTCGTCACCCTTGTCGAGAACATGGCCGCGAGGTCGAGTTGA
- the tpiA gene encoding triose-phosphate isomerase, which produces MFRKKVIAGNWKMNKTATEAVALAKDIIGEVGRETSVDIVLCPPFTALAAVAHVLEGQAVKLGGQNMHPEKSGAYTGEVSAEMLRTLYVTHVILGHSERRTYCGETDAFINKKVLAALAHELKPILCVGETLAEREAGSTLAVVQRHVEGGLAGVKPEQITTVIIAYEPVWAIGTGKVATTAQAQEVHAFIRDLLTKLYGTTLAQKVRILYGGSMKPANAAELLAEKDIDGGLIGGASLEARSFIDLVKAADAAK; this is translated from the coding sequence ATGTTTCGCAAGAAAGTCATCGCCGGTAACTGGAAAATGAACAAGACGGCCACCGAGGCCGTGGCGCTCGCCAAGGATATCATCGGGGAGGTCGGCCGGGAGACCTCGGTCGACATCGTGCTCTGCCCGCCGTTCACGGCGCTGGCGGCCGTCGCCCACGTCCTCGAGGGCCAGGCGGTCAAGCTGGGCGGCCAGAACATGCACCCGGAGAAGAGCGGCGCCTACACCGGCGAGGTCTCGGCGGAGATGCTGCGCACCCTCTACGTCACTCATGTCATCCTCGGCCACAGCGAGCGCCGCACGTATTGCGGCGAGACCGATGCCTTCATCAACAAGAAGGTGCTCGCCGCGCTGGCCCACGAGCTGAAGCCTATCCTGTGCGTCGGCGAGACGCTCGCCGAGCGCGAGGCGGGTTCGACCCTCGCGGTCGTGCAGCGGCACGTCGAGGGCGGCCTGGCGGGCGTGAAGCCCGAGCAGATCACCACGGTGATCATCGCCTACGAGCCCGTCTGGGCCATCGGCACCGGCAAGGTCGCCACCACGGCGCAAGCGCAGGAGGTCCACGCCTTCATCCGCGACCTGCTCACGAAGCTCTACGGCACGACGCTGGCGCAGAAGGTCCGCATCCTCTACGGCGGCTCGATGAAGCCCGCCAACGCGGCCGAGCTGCTCGCTGAGAAGGATATTGACGGCGGCCTGATCGGCGGCGCCTCGCTCGAGGCCCGGTCGTTCATCGACCTGGTCAAGGCCGCCGACGCCGCGAAGTAA
- the pgk gene encoding phosphoglycerate kinase yields MKFKSIRDLALAGKRVLLRVDFNVPQDKVTGAITNNQRIAAALPTIKYALAQGASVILMSHLGRPDGQKIARFSLKPVAVELEKLLGQPVSFADDCIGLQVEEQAKALKPGHVLLLENLRFYLEEEGKVKIKQADGTETKVTADPAKVVAFRESLSRLGDVYVNDAFGTAHRAHSSMVGINLKDKAAGFLMEAELKAFAAVLDHPKRPLLAILGGAKIADKIPLINNLLEKADEIIIGGGMSFTFKKVLEGMAIGNSLFDAEGAKIAQELFDKAKAKGVKIALPVDFITADRFPGSPADIAAVQTGVSDDKSGIPAGWMGLDAGPKSRELFAQVIGRAKTIIWNGPPGVFEVDKFAEGTKAMAAAVAAATAAGATTVVGGGDTATAAKKFKVADKVTHCSTGGGASLEFLEGKVLPGVAFLEN; encoded by the coding sequence ATGAAATTCAAATCCATCCGCGACCTCGCCCTCGCCGGCAAGCGCGTCCTCCTGCGCGTCGACTTCAACGTCCCGCAGGACAAGGTCACCGGCGCCATCACCAACAACCAGCGCATCGCCGCCGCGCTGCCGACGATCAAATACGCCCTGGCGCAGGGCGCTTCCGTCATCCTGATGTCCCACCTCGGCCGGCCCGACGGCCAGAAGATCGCCAGGTTCTCGCTCAAGCCCGTCGCCGTGGAGCTGGAGAAGCTCCTGGGCCAGCCCGTCAGCTTCGCGGATGATTGCATCGGCCTGCAGGTCGAGGAGCAAGCCAAGGCCCTCAAGCCCGGCCACGTGCTGCTGCTGGAAAACCTGCGCTTCTACCTCGAGGAAGAGGGGAAGGTGAAGATCAAGCAGGCCGACGGCACCGAGACCAAGGTCACGGCCGATCCGGCCAAGGTGGTCGCGTTCCGCGAATCGTTGTCCAGGCTCGGCGATGTCTACGTGAACGACGCCTTCGGCACGGCCCACCGCGCGCACAGCTCGATGGTCGGCATCAACCTCAAGGACAAGGCGGCCGGTTTCCTCATGGAGGCCGAGCTCAAGGCCTTCGCCGCGGTGCTCGACCACCCGAAGCGCCCGCTGCTCGCCATCCTCGGCGGCGCGAAAATCGCCGACAAGATTCCCCTGATCAACAACCTCCTGGAGAAGGCCGACGAGATCATCATCGGCGGCGGCATGTCCTTCACGTTCAAGAAGGTCCTTGAGGGCATGGCCATCGGCAACTCGCTCTTCGACGCCGAGGGCGCCAAGATCGCGCAGGAACTTTTCGACAAAGCCAAGGCCAAAGGCGTGAAGATCGCGCTGCCCGTGGACTTCATCACCGCCGACCGTTTCCCGGGTTCGCCGGCCGACATCGCTGCCGTGCAGACCGGCGTCTCCGACGACAAGTCGGGCATCCCGGCCGGCTGGATGGGCCTCGATGCGGGCCCGAAGTCGCGCGAGCTGTTCGCGCAGGTGATCGGCCGCGCCAAGACCATCATCTGGAACGGACCCCCGGGCGTGTTCGAGGTCGATAAGTTCGCCGAGGGCACGAAGGCCATGGCCGCCGCCGTTGCCGCGGCCACCGCGGCCGGCGCGACGACCGTCGTGGGCGGCGGCGACACCGCCACGGCCGCCAAGAAGTTCAAGGTGGCCGACAAGGTCACGCACTGCTCCACCGGCGGCGGCGCCAGCCTCGAGTTCCTCGAGGGCAAGGTGCTGCCGGGCGTCGCGTTCCTGGAAAATTAA
- the gap gene encoding type I glyceraldehyde-3-phosphate dehydrogenase has product MAVKVAINGFGRIGRLVFRALVEQGLLGKELDVVAVGDIVPADNLAYLLKYDSTQGKFQGTVSSKKSAADKAEDDVLVVNGKDIHVVSAKTPAELPWAKFGVDLVIESTGLFTDAEKARGHITAGAKKVIISAPAKGEDITVVIGVNDDKIDLSKHSIISNASCTTNCLVPLVHVILKEGFGLEEGLMTTIHSYTATQKTVDGPSKKDWKGGRSAAINIIPAATGAAKATALVIPEVKGKLTGMSFRVPTPTVSVVDLTFKTTKDTSLAEINAALKKASETYLKGILGYTGEEVVSSDFIHDKHSSIYDAGSSIELNKRFFKLVSWYDNEWGYSNRVVDLTKKIAAKL; this is encoded by the coding sequence ATGGCAGTCAAAGTAGCTATCAATGGTTTCGGCCGCATCGGCCGCCTCGTTTTCCGCGCCCTCGTTGAGCAGGGCCTCCTCGGCAAGGAGCTCGATGTCGTCGCCGTCGGCGACATTGTCCCGGCCGACAACCTGGCCTACCTGCTCAAATACGACTCCACCCAGGGCAAGTTCCAGGGCACCGTGTCGTCGAAGAAGTCGGCCGCCGACAAGGCCGAGGACGACGTGCTGGTGGTCAACGGCAAGGATATCCATGTCGTCAGCGCCAAGACCCCGGCCGAGCTGCCGTGGGCGAAGTTCGGCGTCGATCTCGTGATCGAGTCGACCGGCCTGTTCACCGATGCCGAGAAGGCCCGGGGGCACATCACCGCCGGCGCCAAGAAGGTCATCATCTCCGCCCCGGCCAAGGGCGAGGACATCACCGTCGTGATCGGCGTGAACGACGACAAGATCGACCTGAGCAAGCACAGCATCATTTCCAACGCCTCCTGCACCACGAACTGCCTCGTGCCGCTCGTCCACGTGATCCTCAAGGAAGGCTTCGGCCTCGAGGAAGGCCTCATGACCACCATCCACTCCTACACCGCCACGCAGAAGACCGTGGACGGCCCGTCGAAGAAGGACTGGAAGGGCGGGCGTTCCGCCGCCATCAACATCATCCCCGCCGCGACCGGCGCGGCCAAGGCCACCGCGCTCGTGATCCCGGAAGTGAAGGGCAAGCTCACCGGCATGTCGTTCCGCGTGCCGACCCCGACCGTCTCGGTCGTCGACCTGACCTTCAAGACCACCAAGGACACCTCCCTCGCCGAGATCAACGCGGCGCTGAAGAAGGCGTCCGAGACCTACCTGAAGGGCATCCTCGGCTACACCGGCGAGGAGGTCGTCTCCAGCGACTTCATCCACGACAAGCACTCGTCGATCTACGACGCCGGCTCGTCCATCGAGCTCAACAAACGCTTCTTCAAGCTCGTGAGCTGGTATGACAACGAGTGGGGCTATTCCAACCGCGTCGTCGACCTGACCAAGAAGATCGCCGCGAAGCTTTGA